The genomic interval GGGGCGACTGGTGGTCGAACTGCTGCCCGACCCGGAGGCCGTCGGCCTGCTCGCGCTCATGCTCCTCCAGGAGTCGCGCCGCCACGCGCGGACAACGCCGGACGGCGACGTCGTCCTGCTCGAAGACCAGGACCGGTCGGCGTGGGACGCCCGGCTGATTGCCGAGGGCCGCGAGTTGGTCGAGCGGGCACTGGGCACCCGGCAGTTCGGGCCGTACACGCTCCAGGCAACCATCGCCGCCGTTCACGCGGAAGCACCCACCGCCGCGGACACCGACTGGCAGCAAATCGCGTCGCTGTACGACGTCCTGATCGCCCTGAACCCGTCGCCGGTCGTGGAGTTAAACCGCGCCGTGGCGGTGGCGATGCGGGACGGCCCCGCGGCCGGCGTCGACCTGATCGACCTCATCCTCGCCCGCGGCGATCTCGCCGAGTACCACCTCGCCCACGCCGCCCGCGCGGACCTGCTCCGCCGCCTGGGGAAAAAAAGAGATGCCCGAGTGGCGTACAAGCGGGCTCTTGAACTGGCTCAGCAGGAGCCGGAACGGCGGTTCCTGCTGAAACGGTTGTCGCAACTTTGAATGATTTTGCTGATTGAGATTATGTGTGAGGTTGGAAGTGAGTGGGAGCCTTGGGGCTCTGCCCCAAACCCCGCTGGAGGGACGGAATCCCTCCAGACCTCCCTACTTGCTCCCGGCCAGGGGAGGATCCCAAAGCGGATCCTCCCCTGGCCGCTCGCGGTGGCTTTTGTTGCCCCGGCGTGAGGAGGCACGAGGGGCCGAACCATTCGCCGTTTACGAATCCGATAACGCTGCGGGCCGGTTGGCCACACTGATCGGGCGTACTGAGGTACAGGAAAGAAAAACTGTCTCGGATCCCGGCCAGACCTCGCCCCATTCGGGTCGCCAGCCGCCTGACTGATATACGTAGCTGCGACAGTGTTCGATTTCCGGCGTCTACGGCCGAGCGACTCCCGGCGATTGACCTTGTGACCTTTACGTGTCGGCTGTGTTACTTGATCTCTCCCCTGGCGAGCCACAGTTCGGCTCGGGTGCGGTGGTAATGGCCCGCCACGGCATCGGATTGCCTGCCCTGGCCGGCTTTCGCCTGGTTGGCGGCCATCTTCTCGACCTCCCGCATTCGTTCGAGGTGGCCTTTCAGGGCCGCCGTCTTCGCGGCGGCGTCGGCCGCCAGGTCGAGTTCCGCTTCGAGCCAGCGGACCGACCACAGGTATGTGTCTTCCACCACCACGGGTCCTTCAAGCGCGCGGTATCGTTTCTGGTTCATCTCGTAAACTTGGCGGGCGTCCTCCAGGATCGCCTTCTTGACGGCCGCGTCCGCGTTGGCGCCCCGAGCCGGGGGAGCGTCTTTCCGGTCCGCCGGTTCTTCGGCGGGCAGGCGGTAGACCAGCCCGCCGATCGCCACCCCGACGGCCGCGGCCATCGCCCACCACGCACGCTGTTTCGACACCCGCATAACCCGTACCTCCTGAGAGAGTTCGGTAAGAGGTTACTTCCCCGGCCCGAGCGGCCGGCTGGGAGGTGAACCTGCAAGCCCGCGGGTTCGCATACGTCCCCAGCTCACTGACTTGGCGAGCCGACGACGTTCGTTTCCTCTACTTCGCCTTCTCGAATCCCGCCTTCACCAAACTATCATACCCGGCCTTCAGGGGGCGGACGTCGTACCCGTCCTTCTTGAGCAAGTCGGCCGCGGCCAGGCACCGCTTCCCGGACGCACAGTGCAGGTACACGACCGACCCGGCCGGGAGTGTCATCTTGAGCTTGTCGGCCGGCACCCCGGCCTTGAGGTCCGAGAGGGCCAGGTGCTTCGCGTCCTTCAGGTGTCCGTCCTTCCATTCGTCCGCCTCCCGAACGTCCACGAGCAGCGCCTTCCCGTCCGCCACATTTTTCTTCACGGTATCAAGGCTGTCGGTCGTATGCTCGGCGGCGACTACCGCCCCGGCGACCACACACGTCACCACGGTCGTGGTTAAGAATCGATTCATTGTTGAGACTCCTTTTAGTTGGATCGCATTCGGGACGGTCATACCCGACGCCGGGGCACAACCCGCGGAACGATGTCGCTAGCGTTTTGAAAAGGCGGCTCGCAAACGACCCTGCCAATCAGGGTATACCAGAACCGCGAACGGCGGCCTTACGGGATGGCCCAGTATGGCGGTTGGCGGATACCATGATGCGGGATAAGCAACACTTATCCGCGACAGAACGGACGGCCCGCGGCCGGTTGGAGTTGTCGGACGGCAGGAGGGTAGTTTGGTGGACGGATTTATCCCGCCTTTCTTTCCGAGTACGCTGACGGATCCCATGTGTCGTACGTACCGAGTGGAACAAGAACTGGCTTATTGCCAGACGCTCCTCGGATTGGTCCTGGACCATTTCGGCCGGACTTTGAGTCCGGACGACCGCAACTCTCCACTCGGCCGGGTTCTCGTCGTTGATAAGCCCGCCGAGACGGAGCGCGTCGTGACCGAGGTCACTCGGCACCTCGCGACCAGGCACTCCGATCTGGCACTGCGTCTGCTGCGGGAGGAAACCGGGCTGGCCTGGGACGACCTTTATACACTTGTCGGCGACTGGGCCAAACTCGACACGGAGCGCAAGAAGCGGTGGGTCCGTTTTGCCCGATTAGCGAAGGCCGCCCGGGACGCGAGCCGGGGGCCGGCGTGACGGCCGTCCGCGACGCTGACCGTCGGCGGTTGAAATGCGGGGGGGCCATGACCCAAGCCGTTGAACAACAGAAGTCTCGGGCCGGTTCACCCTCGCGGGTGCCATGGTCCGTGTGGCCTCTGTATCCACTGATCCTGTTGGTTGGGGTTCCTGTGTTATTGCTCCTTGTGTTGCTGGTGTTACTTCTGACGCCTCTTTTCGTGCTGTATCCCGACCGCGTGAGGCAGTTGCACGATGTCCAGGGCACACCGCGTCAGCGCGAGTTGTTGGCGCGGTGGCGGGCGGCGTACCGTCGGCTCGGGCCGTGGGGGCGGGTCGGGCGTGCCGTCAAAGTTGGCCGACGATCGTTGCGCTCGCGCATAATCGGGCACGGCGCTTGACGTGTCTACCCGGCCCCCTTCTTTGGTCCACTCGCGGCAAGCATTTCCAGCAGACGCGCGGCCATCTTCGGCCCTCTACCCTCGTCTTCGTGCTTGAAGAAGACAAAACAGTCGCCCCAGGCCTGGGCTTTAGCTCGGGCTGCCCACGCTGCTAACGCCGCGGCGTCGTAGTCGGGTCGCCGCAATCGGAGGTAGCCCCAATCTGTTGTTGCCACGAAAGGGACTACCAGATCGTCTGTCTCGTCCGCGATGCAGAGCCCCGCCCGGTGGTCACGGAGTGTTCCGAATACCTCGTCGTCGAACCAGGACGAGTGGCGGAACTCCATCGCCGCGCGGCACCCCGGCGGCAGTAGCGCGAGGAACGCGAGTAGCCGCGGGACGTCCTTCTTGAAGTTCGGCGGCAGTTGAAAGAGCAGTGGGCCCAGCCGCTCCTTCAAAACGCCGGCTGCTTCGAGGAACGACGCCACCGACTCGCCGACATCCTTGAGTCGCTTGATGTGCGTAATTTCCTGGGGCGCCTTGAGAACGAAGCGGAAATCGACGGGCACCTGTTCGGCCCAGCCTTCCAGCGTCGAGGCGGTCGGGGCACGGTAGAAGGTGTTGTTCATCTCGACCGAGCGGAACTGCGTGGCGTAGAAGCCCAGCATCTGCTTGGCCGGCAGTTTCGCGGGGTAGAAACTGCCCTTCCACTTCGGGTACGAGAAGCCGCTGGTGCCGACGGAGAAGTTCATGGTCTGCTGTCTCTCATACACAAACCCGGTGAACGCGACACAGCTACCGGGTTGAATGGCACTTCCGTGGCCGAATGCGATACAGATAAAATCTTTGTATCAGATGCTTCATTTTGTCCCTTGGTACGCAAAGCGGCTCGGCCGACCGATCGCGGTTGTGTCATCCGTGCGTAGACTTTCGGCCGGCGTTTGACCGCCCGGAGTTCCGGCCGACCCGGGCGCGTTCCGATCCGGTGCCCACCGATCACTCGCAACAACGCCTCGGCATGACGCCCCCACAAGTCCCCCTCACCGACCTGGAGTCCCGCCCGGAACGCCTCCAACGTTTGCTTCGCCCCGGCGAAACGGATCTGCCGGGGCGAACACCCACGGACCCGAGCTGGAGTTCCCCACGAAAAACGGACAGGGGGGTTAAGGGTTATCCGGGGTGCGCGGCGTCGAAATCTGCTGGCGAGACGTCACCGCGCGTCGAGTGTCTCCGCACCCGGTTGTCGAACGTCTCGATGTACTCGAAGATGCCGGCCGTCGCCCGCTCGCGGGTCGGGATGTCTGTCATGTGGGCCACCCACGATTCATTCCTCGCGGGCGGATCGAACGGCCGATCGAGTACGTTCGCGGCCACCGGGAGGGGATGGTTGGAGTCCCTCGTCGGGCGGTATTTGCGGGCTGTTTTCGCCGCAATTCCGGCGTCCCGCATGAGCCGGGCCACCGTGTTCTCACGGCACTCGTGTCCCTGGGCCACCAACTCCGCGTGCATCCGCGGGCTGCCGTACCGGGCGTGAACCTCGGCGTGAGCGGTCCTTTTTGCTCTTCAATTTCAGTCTTTTTGCGCATCCGTTTTCGTTGATTCGCGTCCACTACTCTTTGCGAGTTCTCGCGTGACCTCGGCCGCCAGGAACGGCCCCTCGTAGACGAGCCCCGTGTAAATCTGCACGAGGTCGGCACCGGCGGAGAGCATCGCCCGGGCAGACGCCGCGTCGTCGATCCCGCCGCAGCCGATCAGTGCCGCACGGGTACCGATGTGTGCGCGGATCTCGGCCACCTTCTTCAACGCAATCTCACGGAGCGGCCGACCGCTCAGGCCGCCTTGCGGCAAGTCAGGTCGGCCGGCCGTGGAGAGCGTGTTCGTCGCGATGAACCCGGCCGCGCCCGCTTCCAGGGCAGCGTCGAGGACGGTCATCAAGTCCGCGCCACCCAGTTCCGGTGCGACTTTCACCAGTACCGGCTTAGTCCCCGACGCGGCGCGGACGGCAGCCACCAGCGCCCGAACATCGGCGGCGTTTTGCAGCGCCCGTAGGCCGACCGTGTTGGGCGAACTGACGTTGATCGTCACGAAGTCCGCGTGCGGCGCGAGGACGGCCGCCGCGCCCGCGAAGTCGTCGGCCGCCCGCTCGGCCGACGTGTCCTTGTTCTTTCCGACGCTGATACCGATCGGGATCGGCGGCCGTAGCCCTCGGCGGGTCTGGTCCGCCAGTCGGTCGGCCACGGCGACCGCACCGGCGTTGTTGAAGCCCATGCGGTTCACGACCGCGCCGGTCGCCGGGAAACGGAACATGCGGGGCTTGTCGTTGCCCGCCTGCGGCCGCGGGGTGACGGTCCCGAGTTCCAGAAACCCGAACCCGAACGCCCACCACGCGAGCGGCGCGACCGCATTTTTGTCCATCCCGCCGGCCAGGCCGACGGGGTTCGGAAAGGTGAGCCCGAGGACGTCGACCGGCCGGCTACGCGGCCGAGCGACCGCGTCGTGGACGATTTGCGCGAGCGTCCGCGACCGGGCGAGGCTGGCGGCGGCGGTCAGAGCGAGGGTGTGGGCGCGCTCGGCGTCGAGCCGGAACAACGCGGGGCGGAGGAGCGTTTGGTACAGCATCCGGAAATTGTACGTACACGGCCGGGCAAACGACCCGGTCGCTGCGTAGTCGATGAGCGGCCGGCCGAGTGCGGGTTGCTAGACTCACAGAGAGAGCCCTTTTTCTCCCCGCGGGCGAGCAGCATGAGTACGGACGGCACCGACAACCCGGTCCTCGAAGTGCCACCGTCCCGCTCCCGCGGGATGCTCCGGGACAACACGTTTCGGTCGCTCAAACACCGCAACTACCGGCTCTACTTCTTCGGCCAGATCGTGTCGTTCACCGGCAGCTGGATGCAGTCGGCCGCCCTCATGTGGCTGGTGTACGACCGCACCGGCGACCCGCGGTGGCCGCCGCTCATGCTCGTCGCCCAGGTCGGGCCGACCGTCCTCCTGGGCACGTGGGGCGGCGCCCTGGCGGACCGGTGGCCGAAGCGGTCGCTGATCTTCCTCACCCAAAGCGGGTTCCTCGTCACCGCGAGCCTGCTCACGGGCCTGGCCGCGGCCGACCTCGCGGAGCCGTGGCTGTTGCTCGCGATTCAACTCGCGAACGGGACCATTCAATCGATCGACCTGCCGGCCCGGCTGGCGTTCGTCCCGGACCTGGTGCCGCGGGCCGATTTAATCAATGCTGTCTCGCTCAACTCGTTGCTGTTCAACTCGGCCCGTGCCGTCGGTCCGGCCGTCACCGGGCTGGTGTTTCTGCTGGCGGACGCGATCACGGGCGCGGGCTGGCTACCCGGCGTGCGGCCGGTCGTCGCCGGGGCGTCGCTCTGCTTCGGGTTGAACGCGGTCAGTTTCGTCGCCGTCCTGATTGCACTGCGGCTCATCAGCGTGCCGGGGGTTGGCGCCCACAAAAATCAAAAGGGATCGGTGTGGGACGGCTTCCGCTACGTGATCGAAAACCCGCGGGCGGGCGGGTTGCTCGTCCTGACCGGGGCGATCTGCGTGGCGGGGTGGCCGGCCCTCACGCTGTTCCCGGCGTACACAAAGTTGGCGCTGGGGCTGGCGGAGAAAGAGTACAGTCTGCTGGTGAGCGGATTGGGGGGCGGGGCGCTGGTCGCCGCACTGACCACGGCCACGTTCGGGTCGGTCGCCCGCCGCGGCTTCTTCCTGGCCGCCGGGGCGTGGCTGATGGTCGCCGGGTTGGCCGGGCTGGCGGCCGCAGGCGGTCTCGACACGGCCGTCGCGTCGGCCGGTTGCCTCGGTTTCGGGATGATCTTGTACCTGTCCACCGGGCAATC from Fimbriiglobus ruber carries:
- a CDS encoding rhodanese-like domain-containing protein, whose protein sequence is MNRFLTTTVVTCVVAGAVVAAEHTTDSLDTVKKNVADGKALLVDVREADEWKDGHLKDAKHLALSDLKAGVPADKLKMTLPAGSVVYLHCASGKRCLAAADLLKKDGYDVRPLKAGYDSLVKAGFEKAK
- a CDS encoding DUF72 domain-containing protein, giving the protein MNFSVGTSGFSYPKWKGSFYPAKLPAKQMLGFYATQFRSVEMNNTFYRAPTASTLEGWAEQVPVDFRFVLKAPQEITHIKRLKDVGESVASFLEAAGVLKERLGPLLFQLPPNFKKDVPRLLAFLALLPPGCRAAMEFRHSSWFDDEVFGTLRDHRAGLCIADETDDLVVPFVATTDWGYLRLRRPDYDAAALAAWAARAKAQAWGDCFVFFKHEDEGRGPKMAARLLEMLAASGPKKGAG
- a CDS encoding quinone-dependent dihydroorotate dehydrogenase; translation: MLYQTLLRPALFRLDAERAHTLALTAAASLARSRTLAQIVHDAVARPRSRPVDVLGLTFPNPVGLAGGMDKNAVAPLAWWAFGFGFLELGTVTPRPQAGNDKPRMFRFPATGAVVNRMGFNNAGAVAVADRLADQTRRGLRPPIPIGISVGKNKDTSAERAADDFAGAAAVLAPHADFVTINVSSPNTVGLRALQNAADVRALVAAVRAASGTKPVLVKVAPELGGADLMTVLDAALEAGAAGFIATNTLSTAGRPDLPQGGLSGRPLREIALKKVAEIRAHIGTRAALIGCGGIDDAASARAMLSAGADLVQIYTGLVYEGPFLAAEVTRELAKSSGRESTKTDAQKD
- a CDS encoding MFS transporter, with translation MSTDGTDNPVLEVPPSRSRGMLRDNTFRSLKHRNYRLYFFGQIVSFTGSWMQSAALMWLVYDRTGDPRWPPLMLVAQVGPTVLLGTWGGALADRWPKRSLIFLTQSGFLVTASLLTGLAAADLAEPWLLLAIQLANGTIQSIDLPARLAFVPDLVPRADLINAVSLNSLLFNSARAVGPAVTGLVFLLADAITGAGWLPGVRPVVAGASLCFGLNAVSFVAVLIALRLISVPGVGAHKNQKGSVWDGFRYVIENPRAGGLLVLTGAICVAGWPALTLFPAYTKLALGLAEKEYSLLVSGLGGGALVAALTTATFGSVARRGFFLAAGAWLMVAGLAGLAAAGGLDTAVASAGCLGFGMILYLSTGQSALQLNLPDDKRGRVMALWAMTLSASAPIGHLMAGQAATVWPIREVLAGMAVGAGVIAVGVLTIAVRGWKRAARPGREATPAE